Proteins encoded within one genomic window of Columba livia isolate bColLiv1 breed racing homer chromosome 1, bColLiv1.pat.W.v2, whole genome shotgun sequence:
- the NHS gene encoding actin remodeling regulator NHS isoform X7 has product MLGQRPKNPIHNIPSTLDKQTNWSKALPLPTPEEKMKQDAQVISSCIIPINVTGVGFDREASIRCSLVHSQSVLQRRRKLRRRKTISGIPRRVQQEIDSDESPVARERNVIVHANPDFSGSGSRRSGTRDSECQTEEILIAAPSRRRIRAQRGQSVVASLSHSAGNILVLADNGDAVFTTAVSNRIRSRSLPREGGRASEGHQDATGKSTGYEAEHFLGGQERIPKKGKEILSKQGSQECQPIGLTCPQHLHSPEHSIGERGRSRLSRMADSGSCEISSNSDTFGSPIHSISTAGVLLSSHMDQKDDHQSSSGNWSGSSSTCPSQTSETIPPAASPPLTGSSHCDSELSLNTAPNANEDSSIFITEQFGDHADKVRGHRASSFTSTVADLLDDPNNSNTSDSEWNYLHHHHDASCRQDFSPERPKADSLGCPSFTSMATYDSFLEKTPSDKADTSSHFSVDTEGYYTSMHFDCGLKGNKSYICHYAAPGPESSQPGSVTSSLADCAWQECVSHRRQGRQSISLKKPKAKPAPPKRSSSLRKSEGSTDLPDKKEPKISGGQHVSHTAREMKLPLEFSNTPSRVEGPNLPAKQELPWANQGDGGLKDTPFDTTDIPSFKDEGAEQPHYADLWLLNDLKSSDPYRSLSNSSTATGTTVIECIKSPESSESQTSQSGSRATTPSLPSVDNEFKLASPEKLAGLASPSSGYSSQSETPTSSFPTAFFSGPLSPGGSKRKPKVPERKSSLQQQVSKDSTASVSKDLELPIIPPTHLDLSALHNVLSKPFAHRHQLHAFSHGKQSAVGEALHPSPPSALAITPSVLKSVQLRAVSKPEGGKQKSNVPDLLCIQETTLMATDVSPGKMKPLLAKKPISRQYSTEEAIMSYIDASPAEAGPGKPPLEKSSSFSGQNSCEREAVTSASVGLVEIKPGKDQMHPTAEHLPESALNQMCATSTDGFEKGSAVLTGDQEAKKPSQGAETERDLQQEQAQRELSASGDGRLEAGPPGESPAEAEGVAISDQLKHQPDLIHHVPGNISYDTEMAATSSLSEASCKQENDIASGIPTKSASDDSRADETAGSVDEPSLKESSPSDESIISPLSEESQGDAEDVFVSPNKPRTTEDLFAVIHRSKRKVLGRKDSGDLSVRNRLRASSGTSSQPPASSMLPTSNVQPASSVGTPISSQRSPGLIYRNAKKSNTSNEEFKLLLLKKGSRSDSSYRMSATEILKSPILPKSPGELTAEAPQSLEESSPAASPDALSPLSPCSPRVNAEGFSSKSFPMSASSRVGRSRAPPAASSSRYSVRCRLYNTPMQAISEGETENSDGSPHDDRSSQSSA; this is encoded by the exons ATGTTAGGGCAGAGGCCGAAAAATCCAATACATAATATCCCTTCTACACTGGATAAACAAACCAATTGGAGTAAAGCACTACCTCTCCCAACTccagaggagaaaatgaaacaagatgCCCAAGTGATATCTTCTTGCATTATCCCCATCAATGTCACTG GAGTTGGTTTTGACAGAGAGGCTAGTATACGCTGCTCTCTTGTTCATTCACAATCTGTACTACAGCGGAGACGAAAgttgaggaggaggaaaaccatCTCTGGCATCCCCAGAAGAGTGCAACAAGAAATAG ATTCAGACGAGTCGCCGGTGGCAAGAGAGCGTAATGTGATTGTGCACGCAAACCCGGACTTCTCCGGCTCCGGCAGCAGGAGGTCGGGGACCCGGGACTCCGAGTGCCAGACAGAAGAAATTCTGATAGCTGCTCCTTCCCGGCGCCGGATCCGCGCCCAGAGGGGTCAGAGCGTTGTCGCTTCCCTCTCCCATTCTGCTGGCAACATCTTGGTGCTGGCGGACAACGGGGATGCCGTCTTCACCACCGCTGTCAGCAACCGCATCCGCTCACGCAGCCTTCCTCGTGAGGGTGGCCGGGCCAGCGAGGGCCATCAGGACGCCACTGGCAAGAGTACAGGGTACGAAGCAGAGCACTTCCTAGGTGGCCAGGAGAGGATCCcgaaaaaggggaaggaaatctTGAGCAAGCAGGGTTCACAAGAGTGTCAGCCCATTGGTTTAACTTGTcctcagcacctgcacagcCCTGAACACAGCATTGGTGAGAGGGGGAGATCGCGGCTGTCAAGGATGGCCGATTCAGGCAGCTGCGAGATTTCATCCAACTCAGACACTTTCGGGAGCCCCATTCACTCTATCTCCACGGCAGGAGTCCTGCTCAGCAGCCACATGGACCAGAAAGATGACCACCAGTCCTCCAGTGGCAACTGGAGTGGGAGCAGCTCCACGTGTCCCTCCCAGACATCTGAAACCATTCCTCCTGCTGCCTCTCCTCCGCTGACGGGCTCTTCACACTGTGACTCCGAGCTGTCGCTCAACACTGCTCCCAATGCCAATGAGGACTCTAGCATCTTCATCACGGAGCAGTTTGGTGACCACGCAGACAAGGTCAGGGGCCACAGGGCGAGCTCCTTTACCTCTACTGTGGCGGATTTACTGGATGACCCCAACAACAGCAACACAAGTGACAGTGAGTGGAACTACCTGCACCATCACCATGACGCCTCCTGTCGCCAGGACTTCAGCCCCGAGCGCCCAAAGGCGGACAGCCTGGGATGCCCCAGCTTCACCAGCATGGCCACCTATGACAGCTTCCTCGAAAAGACCCCCTCTGACAAGGCAGACACTAGCTCACACTTTTCTGTGGATACCGAAGGATACTATACCTCCATGCACTTTGACTGCGGTCTCAAGGGTAATAAAAGCTATATTTGCCACTATGCAGCCCCAGGCCCCGAGAGCAGCCAGCCTGGGAGCGTGACCTCCAGCCTGGCTGACTGTGCCTGGCAGGAGTGTGTGAGCCACAGGAGACAGGGACGGCAGAGCATCTCGCTGAAGAAACCAAAGGCAAAGCCAGCCCCACCAAAACGAAGCTCGTCTTTGAGGAAATCGGAGGGCAGCACTGACCTTCCTGACAAGAAAGAACCAAAGATCAGTGGCGGGCAGCATGTGTCTCACACCGCCAGGGAGATGAAGCTGCCCCTTGAGTTTTCAAACACACCTTCCCGAGTGGAAGGCCCCAACCTGCCAGCCAAGCAGGAGCTTCCCTGGGCAAACCAAGGCGATGGTGGGTTAAAGGACACTCCGTTCGACACCACTGATATCCCCTCCTTTAAAGACGAAGGTGCTGAACAACCTCACTATGCAGACCTCTGGCTTCTGAACGACTTGAAATCCAGCGATCCTTACAGGTCCTTGTCCAATTCGAGCACCGCTACGGGTACTACAGTCATAGAGTGCATCAAGTCACCAGAGAGCTCCGAATCCCAGACGTCCCAGTCTGGATCACGAGCCACCACCCCATCCCTCCCTTCGGTCGATAATGAGTTTAAGCTGGCCTCCCCAGAGAAGCTGGCGGGGTTAGCTTCACCCTCCAGCGGGTACTCCAGCCAGTCGGAGACACCCACCTCTTCTTTTCCGACGGCATTCTTCTCGGGACCCTTGTCTCCAGGGGGAAGCAAGAGGAAGCCGAAAGTGCCGGAGAGGAAGTCATcgctgcagcagcaggtctcGAAAGACAGCACCGCCTCGGTGAGCAAAGACCTCGAACTTCCAATTATACCTCCTACTCACCTCGACCTAAGTGCTCTTCACAATGTCTTGAGCAAGCCCTTTGCCCACAGGCACCAGCTGCATGCTTTCAGCCATGGCAAGCAGAGCGCGGTCGGGGAAGCCCTGCAtcccagccctccctctgcccttgcCATCACGCCCTCTGTTCTCAAGTCTGTCCAACTCCGGGCAGTCAGCAAGCCTGAAGgagggaaacagaaaagcaatgtGCCAGACCTGCTCTGCATACAGGAGACCACCTTGATGGCGACTGATGTTTCTCCAGGCAAAATGAAGCCACTCTTAGCTAAGAAACCAATATCGCGCCAGTACTCTACGGAGGAGGCCATAATGTCATACATTGATGCTTCCCCAGCAGAAGCCGGCCCTGGAAAGCCGCCTTTAGAGAAAAGCTCCTCTTTCAGTGGGCAGAATAGCTGTGAGCGAGAAGCTGTAACTTCAGCAAGCGTGGGTCTGGTTGAAATCAAACCTGGGAAGGACCAAATGCACCCAACCGCTGAGCACTTGCCAGAAAGTGCTTTGAATCAGATGTGTGCCACCTCCACAGATGGGTTTGAGAAGGGCTCAGCTGTCCTCACAGGTGATCAAGAAGCAAAGAAACCCAGCCAGGGAGCAGAAACAGAGCGTGACCTTCAGCAAGAGCAGGCTCAGAGAGAGCTCTCTGCAAGCGGTGATGGGAGGTTGGAAGCTGGGCCTCCAGGCGAAAGCCCAGCTGAGGCTGAGGGGGTGGCCATCAGTGATCAGCTTAAGCATCAGCCTGATCTAATCCACCACGTGCCTGGGAATATCAGTTATGACACGGAGATGGCGGCAACGAGTTCACTCAGCGAAGCGAGTTGCAAGCAGGAAAATGATATTGCATCAGGTATCCCAACCAAAAGTGCCTCTGATGACAGCAGAGCGGACGAGACAGCAGGCAGCGTGGACGAACCTTCGCTGAAAG AGTCTTCTCCAAGCGATGAGTCCATCATCTCTCCACTAAGCGAGGAGTCGCAGGGTGACGCTGAGGACGTCTTTGTGTCTCCAAACAAACCCCGCACTACAGAGGATCTGTTTGCAGTCATTCACAG ATCAAAAAGGAAAGTTCTCGGGAGAAAGGATTCTGGAGACCTTTCTGTAAGAAACAGGTTGAGAGCTTCGTCTGGAACTAGCAGCCAGCCCCCTGCCAGCAGCATGCTGCCCACCAGCAATGTGCAACCGGCCAGCAGCGTGGGCACTCCCATTAGCAGCCAGAGGTCCCCTGGGCTCATATACAGGAATGCCAAGAAGTCAAACACATCCAATGAGGAGTTCAAACTACTGCTCCTTAAAAAGGGCAGCCGATCCGATTCCAGCTACAGGATGTCTGCTACGGAAATTCTGAAAAGTCCTATTTTGCCCAAGTCTCCTGGAGAGCTGACAGCAGAAGCCCCCCAAAGCCTGGAGGAGTCTTCCCCTGCAGCGAGCCCTGACGCATTGTCCCCACTTTCCCCCTGCTCCCCTAGGGTCAATGCAGAAGGATTCTCCTCCAAGAGCTTTCCCATGTCAGCATCTTCGAGAGTGGGGCGCTCACGGGCGCCGCcggcagccagcagcagccggTACAGCGTGCGCTGTCGGCTGTACAACACGCCAATGCAGGCCATCTCCGAAGGAGAGACGGAGAATTCAGATGGCAGCCCCCACGACGATCGGTCTTCTCAGAGCTCAGCGTAA